One region of Lampris incognitus isolate fLamInc1 chromosome 12, fLamInc1.hap2, whole genome shotgun sequence genomic DNA includes:
- the wu:fi75a02 gene encoding uncharacterized protein wu:fi75a02, producing the protein MEDGLSCSELFKKRPNNHYDRKLSSGHHVNVKPSPNHSEKLTQPSSHQENVKKMSHFQGDMKQASSQQDNVKKISYIHEEMKLLSSQKDNVKKICGYHDNTEQTSSHRDNMKQASSHYESIRQASSYRDSMKQGLAYHGNLKQEFLQHNMQQFFDHHDNLKDVCRDGISNHHNRNQASSHRGISDKNQLFSQVVKKHPVSRCQGAGMMEQALSCHNDMTQAFGRHGNMKPSSMQQDVCSPAQNEANQVLFVKDDRKQPSDCHTSVEQRSGPQDVEDKWASGPRDDRDQAMDRHDDNKLLSSPPHTTVTQFSGCHSEVKQMLSHHKAMEQERGSLSSAPPWTSSSSFSSTFSPTFLVASSAPVQTSLSSAPPLSLLSTTPPTHPSITPPSSLPTLTSLPLDTSLASLHPSLNPAIQSSSPTSPPPCPSILATPPPLHKTPTPPCASLPCLLASHRAEVRRLLRGALSSLGQRLASLERQVKFLAGQKTRRRRYKRKCRVEEGAAKRTLLSAGAKTTGVGMEVSDVKICGHKRCSNLVSDSPSFSMEEVKKEGIEEEERRKKRRRKVGEESSSDCITVLTPQHSSYLNPKQELRGGHYGAEVEMEQMQKKGAERSPGCLVSFSHDRGSAGGHEQQILSKFHKIITHSPQEEKKGSCKGGEHVAGKSVSPDQSHPSLLDQLRHSHFLSYQLEHSPCPSCPSSQHSLRPSNQSEQMFDQSAFSLLPSNQSKAPDFTSDQLEQCLLAYNQSEHHVLSSDQSQPSAQPSNSFPSNWKSELPHDAVDQAVRAGTVFSQSTGSSRNGVTNHHLVAVGSCYPESHGALIAQLEDAANWLTRAASCTSQSNASDTSISSKALICQSSSLATVLSQMCFSKALANQWNSPMSSKNHSDALKALIGQSQASNVLNSEWSFSNTPISQWNFSSVLSSQQYFTAPQNRQLHTSALTPFFRLCLRPINPACLAHLVALAVETVSGRVCRPLPLLKDYTAPPSLELDHSYIKQTTDVPSLPTRRYSQQQSSRQARRDARSRHRLPSASVAPPLFSSSQSAAAADAEYVVRKEEKIRRVSEIRIRKSLPKPDIRLTPMGLPKAKRLKKKEFSLEEIYTNKNYKSPTTNRSLETIFEEPKEKNGSLLCMGHQRRRRVLEFGDFTQPRKRRGKIGQGISWVTPGPRKRAAATRRRCYEDEEADLDVMLIERLTALEDSLVRLGLDD; encoded by the exons atggaggatggGTTGAGTTGCAGTGAACTTTTTAAAAAAAGGCCTAATAACCATTATGACAGAAAACTATCATCTGGTCACCATGTCAATGTGAAACCATCACCCAACCACTCTGAAAAGCTAACACAGCCGTCCAGTCaccaagaaaatgtaaaaaagatgTCTCATTTTCAAGGGGACATGAAACAGGCCTCTAGTCAACAAGACAATGTAAAAAAGATTTCTTACATCCACGAAGAAATGAAATTGTTGTCTAGTCAAAAAGACAACGTGAAGAAAATCTGTGGTTACCATGACAACACAGAACAGACCTCCAGTCACCGTGATAACATGAAACAAGCATCCAGTCACTATGAAAGCATTAGGCAAGCTTCTAGTTACCGTGACAGTATGAAGCAAGGATTGGCTTACCATGGGAACTTAAAACAAGAGTTCCTTCAACATAACATGCAACAGTTTTTCGATCACCATGACAACCTGAAAGACGTGTGCAGAGATGGTATCAGTAACCATCACAATAGAAACCAGGCCTCCAGTCATCGAGGCATCTCGGATAAGAACCAGCTATTTAGCCAAGTTGTAAAAAAGCACCCGGTGTCAAGATGCCAAGGAGCAGGCATGATGGAACAGGCACTCAGTTGCCATAATGATATGACGCAGGCATTTGGTCGCCATGGCAACATGAAACCGTCATCCATGCAACAAGACGTTTGCAGTCCAGCACAAAACGAGGCAAACCAGGTATTGTTTGTCAAGGATGACAGGAAACAGCCATCTGATTGCCATACCAGTGTGGAACAGCGTTCTGGTCCTCAGGATGTGGAAGATAAATGGGCGTCTGGTCCCCGTGATGATAGGGACCAGGCGATGGATCGCCATGATGACAACAAGCTGTTATCCAGTCCCCCACACACCACTGTTACTCAGTTTTCTGGTTGCCACAGTGAAGTAAAGCAGATGCTCAGTCACCACAAAGCAATGGAACAAGAGAGAG GGAGTCTCTCCAGCGCACCTCCATGGACCTCCTCTTCTTCGTTCTCCTCAACTTTCTCCCCCACTTTTCTGGTAGCATCTTCAGCTCCAGTTCAGACCTCCCTTTCATCTGCTCCTCCTCTATCACTCCTATCTACAACTCCTCCCACCCACCCATCTAttactcctccctcctcccttcctACACTTACATCCCTGCCTCTTGATACTTCCCTTGCCTCTCTGCATCCTTCTCTAAATCCTGCAATTCAGTCCTCCAGCCCTACCTCCCCTCCTCCATGTCCATCCATCCTTgctactcctcctcctcttcacaaGACCCCCACACCACCCTGCGCCTCCCTCCCATGTCTCCTAGCCTCCCACCGTGCTGAGGTGCGTCGCCTCCTCCGGGGGGCGCTGAGTTCTCTGGGCCAGAGGCTGGCTTCCCTAGAGCGCCAGGTGAAGTTTCTCGCTGGGCAGAAGACCAGGAGGAGGAGGTACAAAAGGAAGTGCAGGGTGGAGGAGGGAGCTGCAAAAAGGACCTTACTGTCAGCTG GTGCAAAAACTACTGGAGTAGGGATGGAAGTGAGCGATGTCAAGATTTGTGGGCACAAACGCTGCAGCAATCTGGTCTCTGACTCCCCTTCCTTCTCAATGGAGGAAGTGAAAAAGGAGGGaatagaggaggaggagagaagaaaaaaaagacggaGGAAGGTTGGGGAAGAGTCATCATCTGATTGTATCACTGTGCTGACGCCACAACACAGCAGCTATCTTAACCCAAAGCAGGAGCTCAGAGGAGGACATTATGGAGCAGAAGTGGAGATGGAGCAGATGCAAAAGAAGGGAGCAGAGAGATCCCCAGGGTGCCTGGTGAGCTTCTCTCATGACAGGGGTAGTGCAGGGGGACATGAGCAACAGATCTTGTCGAAGTTTCACAAAATCATTACACACTCCCCGCAGGAAGAAAAGAAAGGGAGTTGCAAAGGAGGTGAACACGTTGCGGGAAAATCTGTCTCCCCTGACCAATCGCATCCTTCCCTGCTTGACCAACTGCGGCATTCCCACTTCCTCTCCTACCAATTAGAACATTCTCCCTGTCCTTCCTGCCCCTCCAGTCAACATTCCCTGCGTCCTTCCAACCAATCAGAACAAATGTTTGACCAGTCAGCTTTTTCTCTGCTACCTTCTAACCAATCAAAGGCTCCTGATTTCACATCTGACCAATTAGAACAGTGTTTACTTGCCTATAACCAATCAGAGCATCATGTTCTATCCTCCGACCAGTCACAACCATCAGCCCAGCCATCTAACTCATTTCCCTCAAACTGGAAATCAGAACTGCCTCACGATGCCGTTGACCAAGCAGTAAGAGCTGGGACTGTTTTTAGCCAATCAACAGGCAGCAGTCGCAACGGCGTTACCAATCACCACCTTGTTGCTGTGGGCTCCTGTTACCCAGAAAGCCATGGAGCGCTAATAGCGCAGCTAGAAGATGCCGCTAACTGGCTCACCCGTGCTGCGAGTTGCACCAGTCAATCAAATGCCTCGGACACATCAATTTCTTCCAAAGCTTTGATCTGCCAGTCAAGTTCTTTGGCGACAGTGCTTAGCCAAATGTGCTTTTCTAAGGCCTTAGCCAACCAATGGAATTCCCCTATGTCCTCGAAGAATCATTCAGATGCCTTGAAAGCCTTAATTGGCCAATCACAGGCCTCTAACGTTTTGAACAGTGAATGGAGCTTCTCTAACACTCCCATCAGCCAGTGGAATTTTTCCAGTGTCTTGTCCAGCCAACAGTATTTCACTGCTCCCCAGAACAGACAATTGCATACGTCGGCACTCACCCCCTTCTTCCGCCTCTGTCTCCGCCCCATCAACCCAGCCTGCCTTGCTCACCTAGTGGCGCTAGCAGTGGAGACAGTATCAGGCAGAGTTTGCCGGCCCTTACCACTGCTGAAGGACTACACGGCCCCACCCAGTTTGGAGCTTGACCacag CTACATCAAACAAACAACTGATGTTCCAAG cttgcCCACAAGGCGTTACTCACAGCAACAGTCTAGCAGACAAGCCAGACGTGATGCCCGGAGTCGCCACCGCCTCCCTTCTGCCAGTGTGGCCCCGCCCCTCTTCAGCAGCAGCCAGTCAGCGGCCGCTGCTGATGCTGAGTATGTGGTTAGGAAAGAAGAG aAGATTAGGCGGGTGTCCGAGATTCGAATAAGGAAGTCTCTCCCCAAACCAGACATCAGGCTGACGCCCATGGGGCTTCCTAAAGCAAAGAG actgaaaaaaaaagaattcagtTTGGAGGAAATTTACACGAATAAGAACTACAAATCGCCGACAACTAACAG gagCCTAGAGACCATTTTCGAGGAGCCCAAGGAAAAGAATGGATCTCTCCTCTGTATGgggcaccagaggaggcgcagggTGCTGGAATTTGGAGATTTCACCCAGCCCAGGAAGAGAAGAGGCAAGATTGGTCAGG